The genomic window CCACGAAAAAGGTTTTGCCAAAGGTCTACCTCGCAAGCGCAAGAAACATCCGGTTTGTTAATactttcttcatcatcatcatcccacgAGAATCAAAGATGAAAAGGGGGCACTGTAGATTAGTGTCTTAGAGCGACGGAAGGGCTGTATGTCACTTGTGAACAGACAACTCGTGCAGATGAGCGATGTCGGCGTTGGAGAAATGGCTTGTGCCGCAGATCTTCTCCAGAGGATCTTTGCAGCACCTCTGCAGCTCCAGGTACCTGTCCAGGTTGAACTTCTGCCTCTGGATCAACTTCCTCTGCCGGGACTGGAACATCCTCTCCATGAAGTCCCGGTACGTCGGATCCCTTGATGTGATGAGGAAGTAGGCGTACCCGACAACCAGACCCGTCGCAGTTGTGAAGAATGTGATGGGCTCCATGACGTCCCACGAGAACTCCCAGAAGGTCAGCCTGAAGAAGAGCCCGACCTGCGTGATCAGGAACCCTAGCCCAGACCAGAGGATACGCCGGACTTGCTTGTGTGCAAGCTTGTTGATTTCTTCCAAATGTGTCTGGAGTTGCTTGAGCTCTTCCTTCCTTGGATCATCCTCGGGTGTCAGTGCAAGGGGCATAGCTTTTCTTACAAGATCCACAATCTGTATGCAACAAGCAAAGCATCAGTCTCTGCCAATATTAAATATCAGCCGACGTTCCACTACTGCTACCAATGCAAAGTACCAGCTGCTGCTACTACTTCCAATGTTAAATGTCAGCTAATGTCACGCTACTACTATAGACCTTTCAAGTCAGACCCCAAGATATCTCAGCATATACGTACTGGTGAAGACTAAATTTACAGTTATTATAAAATATAATGACAGCAAAATTGTAGTAAGTACAACACATGAGCTGCCCAAGTAAATGTTTAGAAAGTAGAAATTATgaaaccaaataaaaataaaataaatgtctGAGAAGAACAGTGCTCTCTTACAAGATCCACAATCTGTATGCAACAAGAAAAGCATCAGCGTCTGCCAATATAAAATATCAGCCTATGTTCCACTACTACTACCCATGTTAAGTACCAGTTGCTGCTACAGCCAATGTTAAATGTCAGCTAATTTCATGCTGCTGCTACGCCGCAAGAAATCTCAGCATATGTATTTGATGAAGACTAAATTTAGAGTTCTACAATAATGACAACAAAACTGTAGTCAAACATAAATACATGAGAGCTGCCAAACTAAACATTTATTTAGAAAGTAGAAATTATGGAACCAAATCAATTAAAAATGTCTGGGAAAGACATCACTCTCTTTTTGTGTAACTAAGCTTTTGCCTCATAATTTGATAACTGATCACATGGAACGCCATCAAACCAACCCGAGGAAACTTTCTGTTTTGCCCACCTGGCAACAATTGTTTACAGATGTTCAGCATGTGACACAAGGAGGTTTCTTCACTAAGGAAAGTATGTCCAAGAAAAGCGAAAGCTACAACATACAGTAATCAGGTAACACGATTATGAATTACTTGAACAAATAATGTAATTCCAAAAACCGCCAACCTTTAGGCAAGTCACATTGTTTGTCACCGACAAAAGGATCGAGCTATCAAACGACAAACTTTATGCATGGCGGACTGGTAGTTTAGTACGCTAACGAACCACTAGATAACAAGATAGGCACCCTGCACAAGAAGCCACCCGTCTAGactgaaacaagaaaaaaaaaacgGATTCCACACGGCAAATGACCCATCCTGTATGACAAGAAAGGACGTAGGAAAGCAAGCTAGAGGAGAAGGTATCGGTTGCTTTATCACCCACTGAATCGGAAGAGTTCTTCCCCATGGAAGAAACGGAGATAACTTTTGCACTGGTGCGTCCGGCGTGCGCACTCAGGAGGAGCACGCAGTGAGCCACCCACCACTTGGAGCCGCGTTCTGAAGCAACCAGACGGCTTTTCTGTGCCATCGAAAAGTGCATTGCTTCTGGTTCTGTTCCATAGGCTAAACGGCCCAGCCATGGTTGCCATCCTCCCGGCGCACCATGCTAGGTCAGTTCCAAAACTCCAATCTGCTATTCAGGTTGAACAGTGTATAACAAAGTGGACGATGAATTCAGGTGTTGCGCGCAATTTCGACGAGTGAAACTGAGGGACCAATGGTGGGGATTTGACGAATAAACAACGTGCCAGACCCTGGACATTGGACCACCGATTTGACAAGTGCACCTATAGACCTGTACTTTGAGGAAATCTACCGAACAGCTGGTGGTCACCATCGGAGAGAGGAACACACCGATCGATCAGTACTAGGGCCCTCACGAGTCACGCGCACAATGACCTGAATCAAGCGGGCTCCGGGGCCCGAATCAGGGAGCGCGCGCTGATATTCGTGAATGTATCTTCCTCGGATGCATCGTAGATGCCTCAGAAATTTCGAAAACGCCAGAGGATGATTGCAGAGCACGGGCCAAACGCAAACTTAAGAGGAACCAAATGGCGAACAGAAATAGCAAAGCCGAATACTACTATAGTAATTTTTCGTGAGACGTGATGGATGATGCAGAGGTGGTGGGGGAGGGAGGAGCGGCAATGCGGGGCGGAGCAGACCTTGTCGGGCTGGAGGTAGACCTTGTCGCGGAAGAGGAGCACGACGCCGGCCTCGTCGAGCGCGCCGGCGAGCGCGGTGGCCTCTGCGCGGGTGCGGGCGGCGCCGGCCTCCTCGCACTTGCGCAGCAGCTCCGCGTAGGGGATCacctcgccgtccccgagccgcCGCTTGAGCGCCTCCACGTTGGCCATCCGCATGAGCCGCCTCGCCTCCTCCGCCGTCACCTCGGCCTCCGGGTCCCTCCCCGCGGCCGCATCCGCCGCCGGCAGCGACGCGAAGCGGAACCGCTGCTGGAAGAGGCCGCACGGCGTCTGCGGCGGCGGGGGCAGCCTGAAAGCGACTGCGGCGGCCCGcgcgcgcggcggcgcggcggccgaggcgcccgcgccggcggcggcgcggaggagggggCGGGAGAAGCGCCACATTGACATCGGTCTTCGCGGGGGTGCGTGCGTGCGCGAGGCGCGGGTGGGATGGAGGAGAGACGGAGGCGGAGGGAGATATGGGGGGAGGCGGTCAAAGCGGAAGCGGGAAGTATGGCGGAGAGGGCAGAGAAGGCAGGGGAGGGAGAGCCGGGAAAGGCTCGCTCGAGcgaaggaggagggagggagagagagagcgttCGGGCTCGGGCTCCGCGTGGGGTTTTTGCCTCTCCGGTGTGTTTTCTGCAGCAGTGGGATTCCTTTTTCTCGCTTGGTTTTTTTGGCAATGGATGGCAGGCCGCGTGTTTCCGGGTGGTTTCCTTGCCGTGCGCGCAGGCGATCGCAGGGCAGGAAATAATGCGCGGTTGATATTTGGAAGGAAACAGCTTTTTACGCGGTGGTATAGAGCGGAGGAAAACGCCGCGCCTGCTCGCAGTTACTGCCCCGCTTTTACCACCTTTCCATTTGCATTTGAACAATGCAGAGTATGCCATAAAACCATGCCTCAAAATAACACACATTTCCCTTGCCAAGAATATATTAAGTTATTCATTCGCGAAAAGGTATAAGTAGATAGGTTAATAAACATTTGGAGATGTTTTAAGGTGGGAGCCTTAAGTACCCACACATTTTCcctgcaagaagaagaagaagaaaataccaCACATTTCGAGGAGAGTTTTCGAAAGAAATTTGAACTTTATTTTCTTCCGTCGAAGGCAAGTAAGATTTCGACCAATACACATTCACTTTTGAACCATAGCCTATCAGAACATTTCTCTCTTCCCCAATCTGCGCGCAAGGATTCAACCTTAAAAAGTAGAGTCGGTGATGTCTGAGCACATGACTTTCTAAACGGTAGCGCGTGGGAAAGGGGTTCTCTTTTAGCAACGGATAACAGATCAAAACGTACGACGACAGATCTAGCGCTTGGCCTCGACGATACCGACAACTGACTATGGCTCCGGGATTTGAGGAGGATGGAGATGATCCCTGGTCAACACGCCACATCGACAAAGGTTCTTCGTTGACCCACAACATACTTCCCGGGCTATAGTTCTCCGAATTCGGCAGAGGTTAGCGATGTCAATGACAGATGTAGGATTTCCGAACGACTCCAATGTAAACTATTttcttctgtgtgtgtgtgttgggaaGGGAGTAGGGAGTTCTAGAAAGTTCTATCTACATATGTTCTCTCTCAACTTTCCACGCCGGTTCACTTGCATGCGTTGTGTTTGCTCTGATCGTGATTAAGGAAACACATGATAACCTAAAAACGAAAATCATGTATAACAAGATTATTGCCAGAAATTTATTAAGTTGTTCATTCATGGAAAAACCTATATATTTAGTTATTAAAAACATTTGGAAGTGTTTTAAGGTGGGAGTCCTAATAACTTATGGAAAGCACCACGCATTTCccatgcaagaagaagaagaaaacactaCACATTTACTGGAGAGTTTTCAAAAAGAATTTGAAATTCATATTCTTCCATTGAAGACAAGTAAACCTTCGACCAATACCCTTACAGTTTTGAACCATAGCCCATCAgaacatttctctctctctctctctctctctctctctctctctctctctctc from Triticum aestivum cultivar Chinese Spring chromosome 3B, IWGSC CS RefSeq v2.1, whole genome shotgun sequence includes these protein-coding regions:
- the LOC123071191 gene encoding calcium uniporter protein 6, mitochondrial, producing MSMWRFSRPLLRAAAGAGASAAAPPRARAAAVAFRLPPPPQTPCGLFQQRFRFASLPAADAAAGRDPEAEVTAEEARRLMRMANVEALKRRLGDGEVIPYAELLRKCEEAGAARTRAEATALAGALDEAGVVLLFRDKVYLQPDKIVDLVRKAMPLALTPEDDPRKEELKQLQTHLEEINKLAHKQVRRILWSGLGFLITQVGLFFRLTFWEFSWDVMEPITFFTTATGLVVGYAYFLITSRDPTYRDFMERMFQSRQRKLIQRQKFNLDRYLELQRCCKDPLEKICGTSHFSNADIAHLHELSVHK